DNA from Vespa velutina chromosome 23, iVesVel2.1, whole genome shotgun sequence:
tatctttCCATTTGCATGATAGATGATCGATTAAACTCGATACGAAATACGGGATACAAAgtataataacaaagaaatctCATTAACATTATTGAAGAGTTTAAACAATTAGAATTTTtagagagaaacgaataagtatctctatctatctatgtatgtatgtaattcaTATATGGGATAAGACCGCTGGGCTActagaaagacagacagagagagagagagagagagagagagagagagagagagagagagagagagaaaggagaaaggagcAAGACGCGTCTAAGACATTATAAATCAAGTTGGAAACTGGATTTAGAAGAAGCTTGGAAGCGTAGAAGTATTATTTGCTCTCTTCTCGAGCGGATATATAAGAAAGTCGATTCTTTCGATCACTGACAGTTTTCATCCGGTGATCGTAACTCTTAGATTATCGTTTGTATTGATTGATATAagataaggaaagaataacaaaaagaaaaaaaaagaaagaccaaaaaaaaaaaaaatattaaaaggaaagagaagtaaaaagaaggagagaagaaaacaaagttCTCAATGAAGGGTTACAAGAAAAGTTTGGTGAGTGGTGATCGTTGGTTAATAAGAACTGTTGTGAGTGTTACCTATGGTTTTTCCCTTGatcttctatctttatctctcagATGTTCATCGTAGCAAGCGTGGTGGCGTTCGTCGATGCGTTTAAAAACGGAAGGTCCATCTACGAGAGAAACTTCCCCGGGTATCAAGGACCTCGTCAGTATCCACCCTATCACGAACAGCACAGACCCTTTCGAGAACAACCATTTGGCCAATCGATCCGTACCTATCGTCAACCTACATCCTATCGAGAGCATTCACCGTTTAGAAATTATTCGAgcttaaaaaattttccaagtTATCGCGAATCACCTTTCCAAAATTCacaatcatcatcattatcatcatcatcatcatcatcgtcattctTTGGTCATCCAAGTTCCCCTCAGATCACTCGTGCTTCCTTTGGAAATGAATATGCCTTTCATAATGAACATTTCAAAAATCGATTGCCATCCTATCTACAATCAACTCGTAATTACTTCCCGAACGAGCTTCGACATTCACCTACATGGATCACGTCCTATCGTTCGGGACCTTACGGGAAGACGGTAGACACGTACGAAGAACTCGAGAAAGAAACTCGGCAACGTTTGCCCTTCGACGAGCCTTCCAATTACTTGAAATACGGTTAGTTCTTAGTTAACCGTAAGAAACCATTTTATAGTTACGGCCAGTTAGAATTTAACTTCTATATTTAGAGATTTCAAAGTTCTAATTTCGAAGTTACATGTTAGCTTTCGTTTAAGAGTTTAACGTAAGAGagatacttttaattttattcgagtaTTTTAAgtctttcaattattttctctaataaTGTTCCCCGTACACCGAAAGTTTACATGCGCGTCATAGCAAAATcgacaattattttttgttttttcaaaacgaattaattttgGAAAACGTAGATTACTTTGAACGTGAagtatgttttcttttttctttttctttttgttttccttccttccgtcATTTTATCCAACGAAGCTATAACGaagtttttcgtttcgtttaaaaGGAAATCATGGTCTTGGTTTCGCATTGGTACCCGATGGTTTCGATGAAAATACTTTACCATTGGACACGGAAACATCTACGACATTGTCAACGACACTGACTGCTACCCACAAGCCATTAGCGGAAGATACTGTCTCCGCCACTACGCAAACTATTCCCGAACTTCACTCCTCCTCAACCACAGAGCCGAAAATCGTAGAGAAGTCGGTTACGATGATTACAACGACGTCGAGACCAAACGTTGAGTTGAAAACGGTAAGTGAATTCGTTCAATTCGATTTGCGATCGTTTATTTGCTCTCGCGTATGAATTTTTTTGCaagatcgaattaaaaattcttccaTTACTATTTCCAAGTCTATCcatttactttctattttttttttcttttcctttttttttttttttttctttcgtatttataAAGCAatggatattaaataatgttcCAACGATTTAATGTACGCACATCGATGAAAGCCAAAGACACATAATGTATGTTCATCGTCAGcttgataatttaattctcGTCGGAATcatgtcattttattttctttttaattttattctcacCGTTGGTAGAAAAATTCgatagaacattttttttttttttttttttttttttttttttttttcgttgggacgaagaaaaagagaagaaaaagaaaagagagagagagagagagaaaaagaaaaattatagaaaagagaaaaggaaaatatcgtGGCATGATTTGTGCATTAAATTAttccaaaggaaaaaaaaaaaaaatgaaaaagaaaggaaagatccAATGcatcgtattatttataatcgaaaaagataatgaaaacaaatgaTTGTTATTCAGGCGAATGATTAAAtggtgtaaataaaaaaaaaaaataagtgtaATTGCATTGCAATACAGTTAGGTAACGCGGCATCCGGTACGACAAACATTTTACTTCCTACGATGCCTTCGATGTCAGCAACGCCAAAGCAATACTCATCCGATGATACTCATATCCGGATGACCCTGACCACAGTTTCAAACTCATCCGATACGGTCACTGAATCTCCCGTAGGTTCTTTCGATGGAAAGTAAGTAATAGCAATGTCAAGATTTATTGTTCGCTTCGGTGCCTTACGACGTGACCTCGTTGTCATCCAAGAAGATCATTTATATCTTGCGTTGGtggtttaataaaaaaaaaaagaaaaaagaaaacatcgtTCTTGATAAAAATTCGACGTTAAATGTATctccatttttgtttttcttttttccatatattttTAGTTCCATCATTTCAAGCGACAAACAAATGTCCGCGATAAGCccgtcttcgtcgttgtctGTTACGCTCGTTCCTAACAGCTTTCAAAATGGATTTTATAAGAACGTAAAAGATCAATCAAACGAACTATCAAAGAGCAACGTTCAACAAAGTATATTAGATTTACCGGCCGCTTTAAAAACAAGTAATCAGGATAATGCATTTCTTCCTTTAACCAATTTAAAAAGTGACAATTATCAAGATATTGTCAATTTATCTGCCATCCAGCAAAGTGGTGTTCAAGATACGTTGTTAAACTTACAAAACTCTTGGAAGAATACATTGGAAAAGAgtgttataaatatacaaaatagcCCGACTAGTAGCATTCCGAGTTCactcttaaattatttaatatcgagGGAACCAAAAAATAATGTACAGGATGCCATGGTAAATTACATATTACCAACCGAAACGAGATTAAATTTAAAGGATAACGTTCAGAGTAAGATAGTTGATTATGTAATGCCAGAGGATTCTACGAAAGacatgttaaaaaataatttgcaaaatacatatttgaattatatattacaaggaGAAGGGAAACGTAGTTTACCATTTCAACCATTACAATCTGGGACCTTTAATTACGTTCCAATGGCAATCCCTACGGAGCAAAAATTAACTTTGCCAATTAGCACATTATCTTCTGTGGCTAATCCTAtggaaaatatcaattatattccGAAGACGTCTTATTTGAATTTAGATCCTACGATGTCATCACGTTTAACGCTGGGTaaggaattattattattattattattttttttttttctttttttttttttttcgaaaattcatttcatttctttttattagcttacgaattttcttttctctacacatattgattattatttgacatgtttaaagaaatatgattCCTTCTTTTACGAAGATTCCAACCATCCAGAAAGTTTGTCAGGCAGTCTACAAGGAAGTCTCTCCGCAAGTATTCCCAACAGTATACCTGGAAGCATACCTGCCAGCATTTCTGCGGCTATACCCGGTACCATATCAACTGGCATACCTACGAACATTCCTACTACGATGGAGTTTGCACAAACTTTCCAACAACCGACTCAAATTCGTCCTTTACAAACAAGTGTCACACCTTATTCCGGTAATACTTCCTTCAAAATTAGCCCTCCTTTAATGCTAAGagaaattatatctaataatttcaCTTGTTAAAACATcctattacattatatttaaccGTATACGAATGATATTTTGTAGGGATGCAGTTGCAGCTGGGTGGATTCGGTGGAATAGATTATGGTCTTCGCTCGAGTAGTCCTGAGGCAAGACCAATGGAGCTTGGCATTGCAAAAGTGGGTTTGGCTGTGCGAGAATTTCCGAGGCCGCAGAATCCCACATTCGCAAAGGTGAATCCACAGTGTGTAATCGCTTGTAAACAATACGTAGCAATCAATCTTAAAAGAACACATTTGTCGAGGCTTTGTCACGATAGATTTTCTAGACATTTTCGAACTAAACGACTATTGATATATCAACGAGAATTTCATCGAGATTTATTTACGAAAGTTTATCAATATTTGACTATCATTAGATATTTacaggataataataataatgataataataataataattctgtacgattagataatattaacctgttatttttatcttttttattctaaccAAGATCAAAAACGTGTTCTATAAAAAtctaatcttttctctcttcctctttttctttttgtttctcttgtttttttttttttttttttttttttttttttcaaatgacattgaagaagaaattcaTTGAATGTACCCGCATAAATTGCAAACCAGTATCTAGTAGTTACGTGGCGTATCTTACAGAgattttttgtacttttttcgTGAGGATTTTTTAAGCTCGTGAAATCTttctaaaagatatatatatatatatatcttttatctcctttctttttcgtttgtcATACTCTAAAATAACGGGCGTAAGGTAAAGCGATATCGTGAAATTTACGTGAACGATAAGACACGTATAACGTTGTGACAATCATGTATTAttcacgtacatatatacgaaaagTGAACGGCGTACTTCTGAACACACTGAATAATTTTCTCCAAGCTAAAGTTTTCCTTTAGCTAAGCAGAGAATCCGTCTGTTTTCGAAAAGTCGCATTGAAGTTTCAACTTCAGTAAAAAGGCATAGATACTCTTCTATCgaactttttcaaatattccaCTTTTCCCACGGAAGagttctttcattattattcgaaatctTCCTTACTGATGTTcgatccctttttttctttctcgcattttcctttctatcgttgtaaaggataataaagttatcGAGAAAGATATTCCCTTTAAACCACAGCTTGATTCATAAACTTTTGGAATCCGTGATTTCGTCGATATCTAACCAACGTTTTTAATCCATAATTAACGTTGGATAATAGCGACAAAAAGAATACAATATCCTGTCTGAATTTCGTTGATATCggtattcattaaaaaatgtgCGATAAATTGCACATAactcttcgatattttttatatctctgtCGAAGGTTTAGAAACGTCTGGTATCCCATCAAACGTTTCTCGATTTTTTCCCTTTGGTTttgataaaaaacgaaaagaagaggaagaagaagaagaagaagaagaagaagaagaagatgaagaaaaacaaattttaggAGGATCGAAGCTTTAAACGATTTAGCAAAGTAGACTCCACGAGTAACAAGATCTCATTAACGGAGTAACGTTAAAGAGCAAAATACTCGTGTCAAGGATGGTTCAACGTTCTTCCATGAAAATTCCAACTAGTTACTCGTGTAACTAGAATTTTATGTCTGaaatggttctttttttttcttttactacttcttctttttctttttttcctttccgtcCATACAAAATTCATTCATCGAAATTGCAatcgcgagagagagagagagagagagagagagagaaaatattttctttcatttaaaattattcttcgatCGAATCGTCATTTCGGATGATcgcctctttttctttttttccttctcttctttttctttttctcttccttttcttattccgTTCGAACGAAATTGGAGTGGGGGATGCATGACGGTATAGGGCAAGGTTGATGGTACAGATGGGAGGTTGGCAAGAAGAGAAATGGCGGGGATGGTTTGGAAAAAGATATTCTTGAATTTCTTGTTGGACTATAAATTTCTGAAAAATTTACTCGAAGGACGACTCGATgacattgttcttttttttttctttgttcttttttttgttttttttgttcgaaagGCAGAGTCGCAGGTGTTCCTTCCAccgaaaaggaaataaaactttggagaaggagaaaggtaAAGCAATGTACGAATATccagactatatatatatatatatagaattatatatagatgtatatatatgtgtacataggCATACATATCTCTCTTACTTCgttctcatcttttttcccttttgaccctttttctactttcttattCTCATCGATTCCTCTCGTCTCGAATTTGCGAGAGACAAAAACCAATGAAGAATCCGTAgaatccttccttcctacgaTATTCGCGATtatttcccccttttttccccCCGTTTTACAGTTCCCATTAATTGCGAAGGATTACGTTAAGAGCCGAGTGCGCGACATCAATTGAGAAAATTGAGTACAGTCGTAAGTCTTAAAGGTGGCGTGGTAATGCTCACAGATAAAATccaagtaaaagagagagagaaaggagaaagagagacagagagagagaaagagagagagagagagagagagacagaggagagaagttttcttcaatttcaattctttttcttcttttttttacattttctttccgccacatttcatttctttttctttttttttttttttttcgtttcacgaaaaaaagaacatcacttaacaaaaattatcatttaatttcttaatcaCGAATTAAcgctaatgaaatatttcaatttaattaacgcgaatgattttctttcagATTGGATTCGGACAAAGTTTCTGGTAGTTTTCTGTCGATATCACGTTGCATAAGATTgcatctttaaaa
Protein-coding regions in this window:
- the LOC124956834 gene encoding mucin-3A-like, whose amino-acid sequence is MKGYKKSLMFIVASVVAFVDAFKNGRSIYERNFPGYQGPRQYPPYHEQHRPFREQPFGQSIRTYRQPTSYREHSPFRNYSSLKNFPSYRESPFQNSQSSSLSSSSSSSSFFGHPSSPQITRASFGNEYAFHNEHFKNRLPSYLQSTRNYFPNELRHSPTWITSYRSGPYGKTVDTYEELEKETRQRLPFDEPSNYLKYGNHGLGFALVPDGFDENTLPLDTETSTTLSTTLTATHKPLAEDTVSATTQTIPELHSSSTTEPKIVEKSVTMITTTSRPNVELKTLGNAASGTTNILLPTMPSMSATPKQYSSDDTHIRMTLTTVSNSSDTVTESPVGSFDGNSIISSDKQMSAISPSSSLSVTLVPNSFQNGFYKNVKDQSNELSKSNVQQSILDLPAALKTSNQDNAFLPLTNLKSDNYQDIVNLSAIQQSGVQDTLLNLQNSWKNTLEKSVINIQNSPTSSIPSSLLNYLISREPKNNVQDAMVNYILPTETRLNLKDNVQSKIVDYVMPEDSTKDMLKNNLQNTYLNYILQGEGKRSLPFQPLQSGTFNYVPMAIPTEQKLTLPISTLSSVANPMENINYIPKTSYLNLDPTMSSRLTLDSNHPESLSGSLQGSLSASIPNSIPGSIPASISAAIPGTISTGIPTNIPTTMEFAQTFQQPTQIRPLQTSVTPYSGMQLQLGGFGGIDYGLRSSSPEARPMELGIAKVGLAVREFPRPQNPTFAKIGFGQSFW